One Deinococcus grandis genomic region harbors:
- a CDS encoding glutaredoxin family protein, translating into MSMTVTVYTVPNCSSCEAVKRFLRSRGVPFTEKNIREDPAALAEMQARANVRIAPVTVIGDQAFYGTFDDQRPLLEAALGENGI; encoded by the coding sequence CCATGACCGTGACCGTCTACACCGTCCCCAACTGCTCGTCGTGTGAGGCCGTCAAACGTTTCCTCCGCAGCCGCGGCGTGCCCTTCACGGAGAAGAATATCCGCGAGGACCCGGCCGCCCTGGCCGAGATGCAGGCCCGGGCGAACGTCCGCATTGCTCCGGTCACGGTGATCGGTGACCAGGCCTTTTACGGCACCTTCGACGACCAGCGGCCGCTCCTGGAAGCGGCCCTGGGGGAGAATGGAATAT